One Euphorbia lathyris chromosome 1, ddEupLath1.1, whole genome shotgun sequence DNA segment encodes these proteins:
- the LOC136219614 gene encoding protein GAST1-like: MAKLLTIFMLLLVLLQQNQAFNTRTSASQDNSAMYGATQGSLRPQECGGRCTTRCSATAYKKPCMFFCQKCCAKCLCVPPGTYGNKQSCPCYNNWKTKQGGPKCP; encoded by the exons ATGGCCAAGCTACTCACCATTTTTATGCTCCTGCTTGTTCTGCTACAACAAAACCAG GCATTCAACACACGAACCTCAGCTTCTCAAGACAACTCTGCAATG TATGGAGCTACACAAGGCAGCCTTCGTCCACAGG AATGTGGAGGAAGATGCACGACTAGATGCTCGGCGACCGCTTACAAGAAACCATGCATGTTCTTTTGCCAAAAGTGTTGTGCAAAATGTTTGTGCGTGCCTCCGGGCACCTACGGGAACAAACAATCTTGTCCTTGCTACAATAATTGGAAGACGAAACAAGGAGGTCCTAAATGCCCTTAA